From the Saccharomonospora marina XMU15 genome, the window GACACCGAAGCCGCGCGGTCGAACTTCGGGCCGATCGTGTACAGAAAGGGCGCGGCGGCACTGCGCAACCTCGCTGCGAGCTTGGGTTGGGATTGCTTCGTCGCGGGGGTGCGCAGCTATCTGCGGGCGCACGCGTGGGGAAACGCCGGCCTCGACGACTTCGTGGCCGCGCTGCGGCGGGTATCGACCGGCGATGTGGACAGCTGGGTGGACGAATGGCTGCTGCGCCGTGGCAGCAACACGGTGCAGGTGTCTCGACTTCCCGCAGCCGACAGGGCCGTGCAGCTTCCCGACCCGGATGTTCCACCTCGCCACCTGAAGCTGCGGTTCGCCGGGTTCGACGACCACGACGGCAGGTTGGTGCTGCGGCAACGCGCGCACCTGACACTGACTCCGGCCGAGTGCGAGCGTGAACTCACCGTGTTCGGTGGGCGAAGCCCGGACCTCGTGCTTCCCAACGACGATGCGGTGAGCCCAGTCAAGGTCAGGCTGGATCCGCGGTCCCGACTGACGGCGTTGCGTATCCTGTCCACACTGGATGATCCACGGGCGCGAGCGGTCGTGTGGGGAGCGTTGTGGGACGACGTGCTCGACGCGCGGCTGCCCGCGCGGAGCTACGCATCGGCCGTTCTGGCACATGGAGTGAAGGAAAGCGACGTCGGTGTGGTGGAGGCGCTCCTGGAGCGCGCCGTGCAAGCGGTGCGGGTCTACGGGGACCCCTCCAGCCGTTGCCGAATGCTCGCGGACCTCGCACGCCAAGTCCGCGACCAGCTGGTGGGTGCGGCCGCGGGCGGCGATCGCCAGCTGGTACTTGCCCGCACCCTGGTGGATACCGTCCAGGCCGACGGCCACGACCTGCTGCGCGAGCTGGTGTGCGGGCGCTGCCCGTGGCCAGGTCTGGAAGTGGATCGCGATCTGCGGTGGCGGGCACTGCTGCGCCTCGCATCGAACGGAGGCGACATTGACGGCCTGCTGGACGTCGCGATGCAGGCCGATCCGGGCGACAGCGGACGCCGCAACGCCCTGACGGTGCAAGCCTCGCGTCCCGACCCTGCCGCCAAGGAGCAAGCGTGGACGCGGTTGTTCAGCGACGGCTTCTCGCTCGTCGAACGCAAGGCCGTCATGGCGGGTATGCGGCAGCCGGTGCAGGAGGCGTTGCTCACGCCCTACGCCGAGCGCTACTTGCAGGCACTGCGGAGCATGGCCGGAGCCGAGGAGGCCGAGTTCTGGGTGGCCTTCGCCCGCGAGCTCTACCCCCGTTTCACCACTGCTGAGCAGAGCGTGCTGGCGGGTACCGACGCCCTGCTGGGGAGCAGGGTGCTGCCGGAGAACGTGCACAGGGTGGTCAGCGAGGAGCGGACCGAACTCATCATCATGCGGGCCGCACGCGCGTGCGACACGGCCAACCGGAACCGCTGACCGAGGCGTCGGCGGACGCGCGTGGCGGTGGAGCCGGTGCACGTTTGACCCGGCACCGGCGCGAGCCTGTCTTGGCAGTGCCGGTCAACTTCGGCTCATCCGAGTTCGAGCCGCGCGTCGCGGACCATGGTCGAGCTGCCGCGGTTCGGACAACCTGGTCGCGGCGAGGGGCGGCGAACCGGCGACCAGCGGTGGCAGCGTGGCGGTGGGCGCGGCCCGAATCCGTGACCAGTAGCCGTTCTCCGTGCCGGATCGGGGTGCGGTCGAGGTTCGCGCTTTCGCGGCCGCCACAGGCATTGCGACGCCGCCTGGTTTGCGGGAAGGCCCGCAGGTGACGCGGTGCGCACCGTTCATACCCGCACAGCTCACGTTCGTGTCCAACAGATTGACCCCACACACCGCGGCCCTGCAAGCTCATTGCACACACCGCGAGTCGACGGTGTAACCGGCCACTGTTTTTCCGGCATTCCTCGCGGGGCCGAGTATTCCGACCACAGGCAACCGTACGACGAAGTCTGGAGTGAGAGGTGAATCGTGGTTCTACCGTCAAAGATGCCTCAGCTCGCTGACCTCGATTTGCTGCTGTCCGTGGAAAGCTACGGCAGCGTCGGAAAGGCCGCGCAGGCGCACAGCCTTTCACAGCCGGCAGCCAGTATCCGAATCAGCGCGATGGAGCGTCGGCTGGGGCTCAAGCTGCTGGAGCGTTCTCCCACCGGTTCGAAGCTCACCGAGGAAGGAGAAATGCTCGCGAAGTACGCCCGCAACGTGATGCGGGCAGCACGGGAATTGCTGGAGTTCGGATCGGCGTCGCAATCCGGCGGCGCGAAACGGCTGCGGATCGCGGGCAGCCCGGCGATCTCCGAGCACCTGATCCCGGAATGGCTGAACCGGTCCGGGTTCTCCTTCGGCGAGGCCCGCGTCGAGGTGCGGGCAGGCAGCGTAGACGCGCTGCGCAGGCTGATCCGCGAGAGCCATGTCGATCTGGCGTTCATCGACGGCTGGTGCCAGGCAGGCAGCCAGGTGCGCAAGCAGTTCGGCGACGACATGGCGACCCGCTACATCTGTGACGACAAGCTGTCCGTGGTCGTCGGCGCGACGCACCCGTGGGCCAGGAGGCAGACTCCCGTGACGGTGGAGGAACTGGCCTCGGCCGCACTCGTTCTGCGCGAGCGCGGCTCCGGGATCCGGGAGTTCACCGACGAGCTGCTGAAAACAGCGCCTGCCTCGGGAAGCTACGTCGAACTGCCCTCCAGCGCCGCGATCAAGCAGGCGGTGGCGACAAGCCAGCGGGTGACGGTGCTGAACATCTCCACCGTGCGACCCGAACTCGCCGAAGGCAGGTTGAAGCTGGTTGCCGTCGACCGGGAAATGCCGGCCAAGCCGATTTACGCGGCCTGGAGTGCAGGCCGCGGACTCCCGGAATACGCGCGAGAGCTGGTGGAGATCGCCGCGTCGAAAGGCAGCCCGATGCCCGTCCTGCTTCCTGACCAGAAAACGAAGAGCAGCCTTCTCATGGAGGCGGAAACCACCGTGAAAACTTAGTACGACGGTCCGCGTCCGCCGAGCCGACGACCCTGTTACCGACCCATTTCGCGAACGTGCCACACCGTTTCGGTGCCAAGCGCAGGAGGATCAACGATCGATGTCAGCTCTGAACAAAATCGCGCGCACACTCGTCTCCGGCAGGCGGGGCATCCTCGCCGCCGATGAGAGCATCGGGACGATGTCGTCCCGGCTGGAGAAGGTTGGGGTGGAGCCGACCGAGGAAAACCGCCGAGTCTATCGCGAGTTGATTGTCACCACCCCTGGACTCGCGGAATCGGTGAGCGGTGTCATCCTCGCGGACGAGACATTCCATCAGAAACTGGCCAACGGTCGTACGTTCCCGAGGTTCCTCGACGAGCTGGGGATTCTTACCGGCATCAAGGTCGACACCGGCGCCAAGCCGCTGGCGGGCGCCCCGGGCGAGAAGGTCACCGAGGGCCTCGACGGGTTGCGCGAACGAGTAGCGGGTTACGTGCAAGGCGGAGCGACGTTCGCCAAGTGGCGCGCGGTGATCACGATTGGTGACGAGCTGCCGTCTGCCCGTGCGGTGCGCGCGAACGTGCACGCGCTGGCCCGCTATGCCGGTCTGTGCCAGGAAGGCGGGCTGGTGCCCATCGTGGAACCCGAGGTGCTGATGGACGGCGACCACTCGCTGTCGCGGTGCGAGCGGGTGACGGCTTCCGTGCTGGCGTCGCTGTTCGAGGAACTCGACCTGATGGGGGTTCAGCTCGACGGTATCGTCCTCAAGCCCAACATGGTGGTTCCCGGCACGGGCAGTTCACAGCGGCCGACGGCGACCGACGTCGCCAAGGCTACAGTGGACACTCTGCGTGCGACCGTACCGCCGTCGGTACCGGGCATCGCCTTCCTCTCCGGCGGGCAGAGCCCGGAACTGGCGACACAGCACCTTGCCGCGATGCAGCAACTCGACCCGTTGCCGTGGGAGCTCACGTACTCGTTCGGTAGGGCGCTCGTCGGTCCTGCGCTCGAGACATGGCGGGGCGAGGCGGGCAGCTGGGCTGCCGCGCAGCAGGCGCTCTCCGAGCGAGCCGTCGCGAACGCGGCCGCCCGCTGAGTCCCCCCGCGCCGGGGGAAGGCCCCGGCGCGGTTGCGGCTGCCGTTACGTGGCAGGCCCTTCACGCGGTCGGCTGTCGCCGCGAGTTCGAGTGGATTGAGGTTGATGAGAACCACGGATTGGGGCACCGCAGGCAAGGCAGGCGGTGCCCGCGCGAAGGTAGGCAACGTCGGTTCGTCGGCAGGGACCGGCGGACCCGATCACACTCTCGCTCTCGAACTGGTGCCGGTCACCGAGGCCGCCGCGCTGGCGGCAGGCAGGTGGGTCGGTCGGGGCGACGAGAACAGCGGCAAGGCGGCCGCCGTCGATGTGATCCACAAGCTGATCCCCTCGGTGTCGATACGCGGTGCGGTGGTGATCGGTGGGGACGGGCAGCTGTTACGCGACGGCGAGGAGGTCGGCGAAGCGGGCAGCCCGGCCTGCGACGTGGGGATAAGCGCGGGCGACGGTGCGCTCTCGGTGGCAAGGGACGTGCCGAACGCGCTGGTGGCGATCGCGGTGGCCGAGCGTGGTGCACTGTACGATCCGCCGCCGGCTCACTCGATGGAAAAGCTGGCCGTCGGGCCCGACTGCGCTGACGTCGTCGACATCGACCGCCCGGTGGCGCAGAACCTGCGAGCCGTTGCCACGGCCAAGGGCGTTGGGGTGCCGGATGTCGTCGTCGCGGTTCTCAACCGGCCCTGGCATCGGGAGCTGGTGTACCAGATCCGCGATGCAGGCGCCCGGGTCCACCTGGTCGAGGGCGGCGAGGTAGCGGGCGCGATCGCCGCCGCGCGTCCCGAGAGTCCGGTGGACATGCTGCTGGGCACCGGGGGAGCGGCGGAGGGAGTCGTCGCCGCGGCCGCGCTGTCCTGCCTGGGCGGGTCGTTGCAGGCCCGGCTGCGCTGCAAAGCCCGCGAGGACGAGGAAACCGGCCACGACTTCGGTGAGGTGCTCCACACCCGCGACCTGGTGCGCGGGGAGAGCATCTCGTTCTGCGCCACCGCGGTCACCGGTAGCGAGGTGCTGCGCGGGATACAGCACCACGGGGGCCACTCCACCACAGAGTCCATTGTGCTGTGTTCGAAACCGCGAATCGTGCGGATCGTCAGGTCGGAGCACCGGCAAGCCGGACGGCGTGAGCGCGGGGAGCATCGATTCGCATGACGGCGGAGGTCACCGCGGCGTCCGTAGGGAGCGAATCCCTCATCGCGCGATACCGGGGACTGATCTGTGATCTCGACGGCGTGGTCTACCGCGGCCCCGAGGCCGTCGCCCATGCGGTGGAGACCGTGAACCGGCTGACGGCGGGCGGCATCCGGATCGTGTTCGCGACCAACAACGCCTCCCGCCCTCCCGAGCACGTGAGTGAGCACCTTCGCGGGCTGGGTGTGGCGCCGAGGGGCTGGTCGGTGGTCACCAGTTCGCAGGCAGCAGCGGCGCACCTGGCAGGGCGACTGGCCCCAGCAGCGCGCGTATGTGCGGTGGGAGGGCCGGGAGTCGCCCGGGCACTCACCGAAGCCGGGCTGACCGCGGTCCGCGTCGCGGAGCTGGGCGACACACCGGTCGAGGCGGTCGTTCAGGGGCTGGGCACCGACGTCACCTGGACCGAGCTCGCCGCGGTGAGCTACCTCGCCGAATCCGGCGTCACCTG encodes:
- a CDS encoding LysR family transcriptional regulator — its product is MPQLADLDLLLSVESYGSVGKAAQAHSLSQPAASIRISAMERRLGLKLLERSPTGSKLTEEGEMLAKYARNVMRAARELLEFGSASQSGGAKRLRIAGSPAISEHLIPEWLNRSGFSFGEARVEVRAGSVDALRRLIRESHVDLAFIDGWCQAGSQVRKQFGDDMATRYICDDKLSVVVGATHPWARRQTPVTVEELASAALVLRERGSGIREFTDELLKTAPASGSYVELPSSAAIKQAVATSQRVTVLNISTVRPELAEGRLKLVAVDREMPAKPIYAAWSAGRGLPEYARELVEIAASKGSPMPVLLPDQKTKSSLLMEAETTVKT
- a CDS encoding class I fructose-bisphosphate aldolase, translating into MSALNKIARTLVSGRRGILAADESIGTMSSRLEKVGVEPTEENRRVYRELIVTTPGLAESVSGVILADETFHQKLANGRTFPRFLDELGILTGIKVDTGAKPLAGAPGEKVTEGLDGLRERVAGYVQGGATFAKWRAVITIGDELPSARAVRANVHALARYAGLCQEGGLVPIVEPEVLMDGDHSLSRCERVTASVLASLFEELDLMGVQLDGIVLKPNMVVPGTGSSQRPTATDVAKATVDTLRATVPPSVPGIAFLSGGQSPELATQHLAAMQQLDPLPWELTYSFGRALVGPALETWRGEAGSWAAAQQALSERAVANAAAR
- a CDS encoding fructose-bisphosphatase class II family protein; this encodes MRTTDWGTAGKAGGARAKVGNVGSSAGTGGPDHTLALELVPVTEAAALAAGRWVGRGDENSGKAAAVDVIHKLIPSVSIRGAVVIGGDGQLLRDGEEVGEAGSPACDVGISAGDGALSVARDVPNALVAIAVAERGALYDPPPAHSMEKLAVGPDCADVVDIDRPVAQNLRAVATAKGVGVPDVVVAVLNRPWHRELVYQIRDAGARVHLVEGGEVAGAIAAARPESPVDMLLGTGGAAEGVVAAAALSCLGGSLQARLRCKAREDEETGHDFGEVLHTRDLVRGESISFCATAVTGSEVLRGIQHHGGHSTTESIVLCSKPRIVRIVRSEHRQAGRRERGEHRFA
- the pepN gene encoding aminopeptidase N, which produces MALEARATVRANLTQDEAAARSAEVTDVHYAVDLDLTAAERTFATSTVVRFQAGSGNPCVFLDFAGEVESVVCNGREIGREAHDGTRVRLDVRPGENTVRVAGTAPYSRTGEGLHRFQDSLDGQVYVHTKFEPFSAHLVFACFDQPDLKATVDLTVTVDDHWVVVTNTDPAERLPLAGGGCSTWRFERTPPLPPYLVAVAAGPFRRMRSSHNGVPLALYARESLLEELTDQAPELFDVISRGLDFYSELFDIPYPFAKYDHVFAPEYTFGGMEHPGCVTLNERFLFRHRVTEDKKRRRAELLMHEMAHMWFGDYVTMRWWDDLWLNEAFATMMSVVAQPEVTRYGEGWTGFAHHSLPVARHGDRLPTSHAIRVETADTEAARSNFGPIVYRKGAAALRNLAASLGWDCFVAGVRSYLRAHAWGNAGLDDFVAALRRVSTGDVDSWVDEWLLRRGSNTVQVSRLPAADRAVQLPDPDVPPRHLKLRFAGFDDHDGRLVLRQRAHLTLTPAECERELTVFGGRSPDLVLPNDDAVSPVKVRLDPRSRLTALRILSTLDDPRARAVVWGALWDDVLDARLPARSYASAVLAHGVKESDVGVVEALLERAVQAVRVYGDPSSRCRMLADLARQVRDQLVGAAAGGDRQLVLARTLVDTVQADGHDLLRELVCGRCPWPGLEVDRDLRWRALLRLASNGGDIDGLLDVAMQADPGDSGRRNALTVQASRPDPAAKEQAWTRLFSDGFSLVERKAVMAGMRQPVQEALLTPYAERYLQALRSMAGAEEAEFWVAFARELYPRFTTAEQSVLAGTDALLGSRVLPENVHRVVSEERTELIIMRAARACDTANRNR